A window from Musa acuminata AAA Group cultivar baxijiao chromosome BXJ3-10, Cavendish_Baxijiao_AAA, whole genome shotgun sequence encodes these proteins:
- the LOC135651810 gene encoding delta-1-pyrroline-5-carboxylate synthase-like isoform X2, whose product MDPSRSFIKDVKRIIIKVGTAVVTRADGRLALGRLGALCEQVKELNYSGFEVILVTSGAVGVGRQRLRFRKLVNSSFADLQKPQVELDGKACAAVGQSGLMALYDALFSQLDVTSSQLLVTDSDFKDPNFRMQLCQTVKSLLALKVIPVFNENDAISTRRAPYEDSSGIFWDNDSLAALLALELKADLLVLLSDVEGLYSGPPGEPHSKLIHTYVKERHHGEITFGDKSRVGRGGMTAKVKAAVYAAYAGTPVVITSGFTTDSIIKVVQGERVGTLFHQDASKWALPKEVSARCMAVSARECSRRLQISCLANSIRVLADMEDPICRVLKRTELADGLILEKTSCPLGVLLIVFESRPDALVQIASLAVRSGNGLLLKGGKEAMRSNAILHKVITGAIPDVVGEKLIGLVTSRDEIPDLLKLDDVIDLVIPRGSNKLVTQIKESTKIPVLGHADGICHVYIDKSADIKMAKRIVLDAKTDYPAACNAMETLLVHKDLLKTEGLNDLLTELKNEGVALYGGSIVSLEYGISEAPSFHHEYNSMACTIEVVDDIHGAIDHIHQYGSAHTDCIVAEDLAAAEIFLHQVDSAAVFHNASTRFCDGARFGLGAEVGISTSRIHARGPVGVEGLLTTRWILRGNGQVVDGDKGVVYTHRNLPL is encoded by the exons ATGGATCCATCTCGATCTTTCATCAAAGACGTGAAGCGGATCATCATAAAG GTGGGGACTGCAGTTGTCACAAGGGCAGATGGGAGATTAGCTCTTGGAAGACTGGGGGCCCTTTGCGAGCAG GTTAAAGAACTTAATTATAGTGGTTTTGAAGTAATCCTGGTTACTTCAGGTGCGGTTGGTGTTGGCCGGCAAAGGCTTAGATTTAGGAAACTGGTCAACAGCAG CTTTGCTGATCTCCAGAAACCCCAAGTGGAGCTAGATGGGAAGGCTTGTGCCGCTGTTGGTCAAAGTGGGCTAATGGCTTTGTATGATGCCTTATTTAGTCAG TTGGATGTGACATCATCTCAGCTTCTTGTCACCGATAGCGACTTTAAGGATCCAAATTTCCGGATGCAACTCTGTCAGACTGTGAAATCATTGTTAGCTTTGAAAGTTATTCCTGTATTCAATGAAAATGATGCAATAAGTACTAGGAGAGCTCCATATGAG GATTCTTCTGGTATCTTTTGGGATAATGACAGTTTAGCGGCTTTATTAGCTTTGGAACTGAAAGCTGATCTTCTTGTTCTGCTAAGTGATGTTGAAGGTCTATACAGTGGTCCCCCTGGTGAACCACATTCAAAGTTAATACATACCTATGTGAAAGAAAGGCATCATGGTGAGATAACTTTTGGAGACAAGTCCAGAGTAGGAAGAGGAGGTATGACTGCTAAAGTGAAGGCTGCAGTGTATGCTGCTTATGCAGGCACCCCTGTTGTGATTACAAG TGGTTTCACTACTGATAGCATCATTAAAGTAGTTCAAGGTGAGAGAGTTGGTACCCTTTTCCATCAGGACGCAAGTAAGTGGGCATTGCCGAAAGAAGTTAGTGCACGTTGCATGGCAGTGTCAGCAAGAGAATGTTCAAGGCGACTTCAG ATATCTTGTCTTGCAAACTCCATTCGTGTACTTGCAGATATGGAAGATCCGATATGCCGAGTCTTGAAAAGAACAGAG CTTGCTGATGGGCTCATCTTAGAAAAGACATCCTGCCCCTTGGGAGTTCTTCTCATTGTTTTTGAGTCGAGGCCTGATGCCTTAGTTCAA ATTGCATCTTTAGCTGTTCGAAGTGGGAATGGCCTTCTTCTGAAAGGTGGCAAAGAAGCCATGAGATCTAATGCAATTTTGCATAAG GTCATTACAGGAGCAATTCCAGATGTTGTAGGTGAAAAGCTTATTGGGCTTGTCACATCCAGAGATGAGATTCCGGATCTGCTAAAG CTTGATGATGTTATTGATCTTGTTATCCCAAGAGGTAGCAATAAACTTGTTACTCAAATTAAGGAATCCACCAAGATTCCTGTACTAGGTCATGCAG ATGGCATTTGTCATGTATATATTGACAAATCTGCTGACATCAAAATGGCAAAGCGCATCGTGTTGGATGCCAAGACTGATTATCCAGCAGCTTGTAATGCTATG GAAACACTTCTTGTACACAAGGATCTCTTGAAGACTGAGGGGCTTAATGATTTGTTAACGGAGCTGAAAAATGAAG GGGTTGCTTTATATGGTGGATCTATAGTAAGTCTCGAGTACGGTATTTCTGAAGCACCATCATTTCATCACGAGTACAATTCAATGGCTTGTACAATTGAAGTAGTTGATGATATACATGGTGCAATTGACCATATACATCAATATGGAAG TGCACATACTGACTGCATAGTCGCCGAGGATCTTGCAGCTGCAGAGATCTTTCTCCATCAAGTTGACAG TGCTGCAGTGTTTCACAATGCTAGCACACGCTTCTGTGATGGAGCCCGTTTTGGACTTGGTGCAGAG GTGGGTATAAGTACAAGTAGGATTCATGCTCGAGGCCCAGTTGGTGTCGAAGGATTATTAACCACTCGATG GATTTTGAGAGGTAATGGACAAGTTGTGGATGGTGATAAAGGGGTAGTGTACACCCACCGGAATCTTCCATTGTA G
- the LOC135651810 gene encoding delta-1-pyrroline-5-carboxylate synthase 1-like isoform X1, producing the protein MDPSRSFIKDVKRIIIKVGTAVVTRADGRLALGRLGALCEQVKELNYSGFEVILVTSGAVGVGRQRLRFRKLVNSSFADLQKPQVELDGKACAAVGQSGLMALYDALFSQLDVTSSQLLVTDSDFKDPNFRMQLCQTVKSLLALKVIPVFNENDAISTRRAPYEDSSGIFWDNDSLAALLALELKADLLVLLSDVEGLYSGPPGEPHSKLIHTYVKERHHGEITFGDKSRVGRGGMTAKVKAAVYAAYAGTPVVITSGFTTDSIIKVVQGERVGTLFHQDASKWALPKEVSARCMAVSARECSRRLQSLSSEERKKILLDIANALEANEKLIRIENEADVSAAQQAGYEKSLISRLTLKPGKISCLANSIRVLADMEDPICRVLKRTELADGLILEKTSCPLGVLLIVFESRPDALVQIASLAVRSGNGLLLKGGKEAMRSNAILHKVITGAIPDVVGEKLIGLVTSRDEIPDLLKLDDVIDLVIPRGSNKLVTQIKESTKIPVLGHADGICHVYIDKSADIKMAKRIVLDAKTDYPAACNAMETLLVHKDLLKTEGLNDLLTELKNEGVALYGGSIVSLEYGISEAPSFHHEYNSMACTIEVVDDIHGAIDHIHQYGSAHTDCIVAEDLAAAEIFLHQVDSAAVFHNASTRFCDGARFGLGAEVGISTSRIHARGPVGVEGLLTTRWILRGNGQVVDGDKGVVYTHRNLPL; encoded by the exons ATGGATCCATCTCGATCTTTCATCAAAGACGTGAAGCGGATCATCATAAAG GTGGGGACTGCAGTTGTCACAAGGGCAGATGGGAGATTAGCTCTTGGAAGACTGGGGGCCCTTTGCGAGCAG GTTAAAGAACTTAATTATAGTGGTTTTGAAGTAATCCTGGTTACTTCAGGTGCGGTTGGTGTTGGCCGGCAAAGGCTTAGATTTAGGAAACTGGTCAACAGCAG CTTTGCTGATCTCCAGAAACCCCAAGTGGAGCTAGATGGGAAGGCTTGTGCCGCTGTTGGTCAAAGTGGGCTAATGGCTTTGTATGATGCCTTATTTAGTCAG TTGGATGTGACATCATCTCAGCTTCTTGTCACCGATAGCGACTTTAAGGATCCAAATTTCCGGATGCAACTCTGTCAGACTGTGAAATCATTGTTAGCTTTGAAAGTTATTCCTGTATTCAATGAAAATGATGCAATAAGTACTAGGAGAGCTCCATATGAG GATTCTTCTGGTATCTTTTGGGATAATGACAGTTTAGCGGCTTTATTAGCTTTGGAACTGAAAGCTGATCTTCTTGTTCTGCTAAGTGATGTTGAAGGTCTATACAGTGGTCCCCCTGGTGAACCACATTCAAAGTTAATACATACCTATGTGAAAGAAAGGCATCATGGTGAGATAACTTTTGGAGACAAGTCCAGAGTAGGAAGAGGAGGTATGACTGCTAAAGTGAAGGCTGCAGTGTATGCTGCTTATGCAGGCACCCCTGTTGTGATTACAAG TGGTTTCACTACTGATAGCATCATTAAAGTAGTTCAAGGTGAGAGAGTTGGTACCCTTTTCCATCAGGACGCAAGTAAGTGGGCATTGCCGAAAGAAGTTAGTGCACGTTGCATGGCAGTGTCAGCAAGAGAATGTTCAAGGCGACTTCAG AGTTTATCGTCAGAGGAACGCAAGAAGATCTTGTTGGACATTGCTAATGCTTTAGAAGCAAATGAGAAATTAATTAGAATTGAAAATGAGGCTGATGTCTCTGCTGCACAACAGGCTGGATATGAAAAATCATTAATTTCTAGATTGACTCTGAAGCCAGGCAAG ATATCTTGTCTTGCAAACTCCATTCGTGTACTTGCAGATATGGAAGATCCGATATGCCGAGTCTTGAAAAGAACAGAG CTTGCTGATGGGCTCATCTTAGAAAAGACATCCTGCCCCTTGGGAGTTCTTCTCATTGTTTTTGAGTCGAGGCCTGATGCCTTAGTTCAA ATTGCATCTTTAGCTGTTCGAAGTGGGAATGGCCTTCTTCTGAAAGGTGGCAAAGAAGCCATGAGATCTAATGCAATTTTGCATAAG GTCATTACAGGAGCAATTCCAGATGTTGTAGGTGAAAAGCTTATTGGGCTTGTCACATCCAGAGATGAGATTCCGGATCTGCTAAAG CTTGATGATGTTATTGATCTTGTTATCCCAAGAGGTAGCAATAAACTTGTTACTCAAATTAAGGAATCCACCAAGATTCCTGTACTAGGTCATGCAG ATGGCATTTGTCATGTATATATTGACAAATCTGCTGACATCAAAATGGCAAAGCGCATCGTGTTGGATGCCAAGACTGATTATCCAGCAGCTTGTAATGCTATG GAAACACTTCTTGTACACAAGGATCTCTTGAAGACTGAGGGGCTTAATGATTTGTTAACGGAGCTGAAAAATGAAG GGGTTGCTTTATATGGTGGATCTATAGTAAGTCTCGAGTACGGTATTTCTGAAGCACCATCATTTCATCACGAGTACAATTCAATGGCTTGTACAATTGAAGTAGTTGATGATATACATGGTGCAATTGACCATATACATCAATATGGAAG TGCACATACTGACTGCATAGTCGCCGAGGATCTTGCAGCTGCAGAGATCTTTCTCCATCAAGTTGACAG TGCTGCAGTGTTTCACAATGCTAGCACACGCTTCTGTGATGGAGCCCGTTTTGGACTTGGTGCAGAG GTGGGTATAAGTACAAGTAGGATTCATGCTCGAGGCCCAGTTGGTGTCGAAGGATTATTAACCACTCGATG GATTTTGAGAGGTAATGGACAAGTTGTGGATGGTGATAAAGGGGTAGTGTACACCCACCGGAATCTTCCATTGTA G
- the LOC135650698 gene encoding transcription factor ILR3-like isoform X3: MMLLTCDHICTARSLGLRSRFCRTRRMHPWRNDIKNIQVFFPFRRARVESSAAPRTKACREKLRRDRLNDRFRELCCVLDPGKPPKADKLAVLRDATHLLIQLRVEAKKLKESNEALQDAIKNLKAEKSELRDEKTRLRCEKEQMEQMFRGISFTGQSAAVPATNDKTFAYMPICMWQWVPPAALDTSQDHVLRPPVA; this comes from the exons ATGATGTTACTTACTTGTGATCATATATGTACAGCGCGATCCTTGGGCTTGAGGTCGAGGTTCTGCAGGACGAGGAGGATGCACCCCTGGAGAAACG ACATCAAGAACATACAAGTGTTCTTCCCGTTTCGCAGAGCACGAGTGGAATCATCTGCTGCACCACGAACCAAGGCTTGCCGTGAGAAATTGCGGAGAGACAGACTCAACGACAG GTTCAGAGAATTGTGCTGTGTGTTGGATCCCGGGAAGCCTCCCAAGGCAGACAAGCTTGCCGTTCTAAGAGACGCCACTCATCTGCTAATCCAATTGCGTGTTGAAGCAAAGAAGCTGAAGGAGTCGAACGAGGCACTACAAGATGCGATAAAGAATCTAAAG GCGGAGAAATCGGAACTGAGGGATGAGAAGACGAGGCTGAGGTGTGAGAAGGAGCAGATGGAGCAAATGTTTAGAGGCATCAGCTTCACAGGTCAATCTGCTGCGGTGCCTGCAACGAACGACAAAACCTTTGCGTATATGCCAATTTGCATGTGGCAATGGGTACCTCCGGCAGCTTTGGACACTTCTCAGGATCATGTGCTACGCCCTCCTGTGGCGTAG
- the LOC135650698 gene encoding transcription factor ILR3-like isoform X2 translates to MMSSNEDNGGGWLMDYGLLDDFPAADYICAILGLEVEVLQDEEDAPLEKRARVESSAAPRTKACREKLRRDRLNDRFRELCCVLDPGKPPKADKLAVLRDATHLLIQLRVEAKKLKESNEALQDAIKNLKAEKSELRDEKTRLRCEKEQMEQMFRGISFTGQSAAVPATNDKTFAYMPICMWQWVPPAALDTSQDHVLRPPVA, encoded by the exons ATGATGAGCTCCAACGAAGACAACGGAGGAGGATGGCTTATGGATTACGGGCTCCTGGACGACTTCCCGGCCGCCGACTACATCTG CGCGATCCTTGGGCTTGAGGTCGAGGTTCTGCAGGACGAGGAGGATGCACCCCTGGAGAAACG AGCACGAGTGGAATCATCTGCTGCACCACGAACCAAGGCTTGCCGTGAGAAATTGCGGAGAGACAGACTCAACGACAG GTTCAGAGAATTGTGCTGTGTGTTGGATCCCGGGAAGCCTCCCAAGGCAGACAAGCTTGCCGTTCTAAGAGACGCCACTCATCTGCTAATCCAATTGCGTGTTGAAGCAAAGAAGCTGAAGGAGTCGAACGAGGCACTACAAGATGCGATAAAGAATCTAAAG GCGGAGAAATCGGAACTGAGGGATGAGAAGACGAGGCTGAGGTGTGAGAAGGAGCAGATGGAGCAAATGTTTAGAGGCATCAGCTTCACAGGTCAATCTGCTGCGGTGCCTGCAACGAACGACAAAACCTTTGCGTATATGCCAATTTGCATGTGGCAATGGGTACCTCCGGCAGCTTTGGACACTTCTCAGGATCATGTGCTACGCCCTCCTGTGGCGTAG
- the LOC135650698 gene encoding transcription factor ILR3-like isoform X1, which translates to MMSSNEDNGGGWLMDYGLLDDFPAADYIWSPQFLHDPTASSAILGLEVEVLQDEEDAPLEKRARVESSAAPRTKACREKLRRDRLNDRFRELCCVLDPGKPPKADKLAVLRDATHLLIQLRVEAKKLKESNEALQDAIKNLKAEKSELRDEKTRLRCEKEQMEQMFRGISFTGQSAAVPATNDKTFAYMPICMWQWVPPAALDTSQDHVLRPPVA; encoded by the exons ATGATGAGCTCCAACGAAGACAACGGAGGAGGATGGCTTATGGATTACGGGCTCCTGGACGACTTCCCGGCCGCCGACTACATCTGGTCTCCTCAGTTCCTTCACGATCCCACTGCCTCGAG CGCGATCCTTGGGCTTGAGGTCGAGGTTCTGCAGGACGAGGAGGATGCACCCCTGGAGAAACG AGCACGAGTGGAATCATCTGCTGCACCACGAACCAAGGCTTGCCGTGAGAAATTGCGGAGAGACAGACTCAACGACAG GTTCAGAGAATTGTGCTGTGTGTTGGATCCCGGGAAGCCTCCCAAGGCAGACAAGCTTGCCGTTCTAAGAGACGCCACTCATCTGCTAATCCAATTGCGTGTTGAAGCAAAGAAGCTGAAGGAGTCGAACGAGGCACTACAAGATGCGATAAAGAATCTAAAG GCGGAGAAATCGGAACTGAGGGATGAGAAGACGAGGCTGAGGTGTGAGAAGGAGCAGATGGAGCAAATGTTTAGAGGCATCAGCTTCACAGGTCAATCTGCTGCGGTGCCTGCAACGAACGACAAAACCTTTGCGTATATGCCAATTTGCATGTGGCAATGGGTACCTCCGGCAGCTTTGGACACTTCTCAGGATCATGTGCTACGCCCTCCTGTGGCGTAG
- the LOC135650698 gene encoding transcription factor ILR3-like isoform X4 encodes MHPWRNDIKNIQVFFPFRRARVESSAAPRTKACREKLRRDRLNDRFRELCCVLDPGKPPKADKLAVLRDATHLLIQLRVEAKKLKESNEALQDAIKNLKAEKSELRDEKTRLRCEKEQMEQMFRGISFTGQSAAVPATNDKTFAYMPICMWQWVPPAALDTSQDHVLRPPVA; translated from the exons ATGCACCCCTGGAGAAACG ACATCAAGAACATACAAGTGTTCTTCCCGTTTCGCAGAGCACGAGTGGAATCATCTGCTGCACCACGAACCAAGGCTTGCCGTGAGAAATTGCGGAGAGACAGACTCAACGACAG GTTCAGAGAATTGTGCTGTGTGTTGGATCCCGGGAAGCCTCCCAAGGCAGACAAGCTTGCCGTTCTAAGAGACGCCACTCATCTGCTAATCCAATTGCGTGTTGAAGCAAAGAAGCTGAAGGAGTCGAACGAGGCACTACAAGATGCGATAAAGAATCTAAAG GCGGAGAAATCGGAACTGAGGGATGAGAAGACGAGGCTGAGGTGTGAGAAGGAGCAGATGGAGCAAATGTTTAGAGGCATCAGCTTCACAGGTCAATCTGCTGCGGTGCCTGCAACGAACGACAAAACCTTTGCGTATATGCCAATTTGCATGTGGCAATGGGTACCTCCGGCAGCTTTGGACACTTCTCAGGATCATGTGCTACGCCCTCCTGTGGCGTAG